The nucleotide sequence CCCTCCTAAAGTCGTATCTGAGTGAACGCTACTTTCGCGTTAAACAAGGAAATGAATACTCTGACCTTGAAGAAATAAATGCTGGTGTGCCGCAAGGAAGCATTCTTGGTCCGCTCTTATACCTTTTATACACCAGAGACTTGCCGATACCCTCGAATAGCTTGATCGCCACTTTCGCCGACGACACTGCCATCCTAGCAATTGGAAAAAGTGCTGAAGAAGCTGCAACCAAACTTCAAATTGCAACAAACGCTATTGAAGAATGGACGAAAACTTGGCgcataaaattgaacaataCCAAGTCAATACATGTAAACTtcaccaacaaaaaagtgaatcaTTATCCAATAATGCTGCTAGGTGCCGCAATACCACATGCAAACACTGCAAAATACCTTGGCATGACGCTTGATGCTAAGCTTCGATGGAAGGAGCATATAAAACTTAAACGGCATGAAATCCATCTGAAGGTAATACAAATTAAATGGCTAATTGGACGAAGATCAAAGCtatccatatataacaaaatagcgatatataaacaaattataaaaccagtgtgGTCCTATGGCGCGCAATTATGGGGTTGCGCCagtcaaagtaatataaatatacttcaacGACTCCAGAATAAAATCCTTCGAGATATTCTCAACGCACCTTGGTTCGTTCGCAATAAGGATATTCATCGTGACCTTAATATCCCTACGGtcgctgaagaaattaaaaaacaagcagaagcccaCTCCCATAGGCTTCAAAGGCACGTGAACGAGGAAGCTAGCAATCTGCTCAACACCTCAGGCCTAACTCGACGACTGCATCGAATTAAACCACATGATCTGGCATGATGGCTGTTAACTTAAGGAAGGGACTATGAAAATCtcttcacaaaattttatttatgttaccaAAATTGTACTGCTCGTTAGTTTATCTGTAACTAGTTGCAGTGCCAACAAACattgttatgtattttatattgtatctatattatgtttgtaataaaaaaaaaaaaaaaaaaaaaaatgttcgttattatgaaaaatacaGACGTTGACCACATTACCCGAATAGCCCACAAAACCCGATGTTACTCTATACATGCaagccaaaaaaattttggaatatcTGGTAAGTTTTGTAAATACCAAATTTAAATCAGCTAATAAAGAGTTCGAATGTcctggaaaatattttattcacctCCGTTGAGAGAAAGGCAAAGTTGCTCAAATCGCGATACGCTACTTGGCTACTTGGCTCTGAGTGAATTTTACCGAATTAGCTGTTGAACAGGCCTTGATTTCTgttcaaatatttgtttgcttagaaaccactttttctttctattttctgGTTTGCCAGCATCAACATAACCAATTGCGGTATGCGGTTTGATACTCTTCTATCGACCTATGGATCAAActatagttttatgccgcctccgaatggtagttagtATTTTATGTgcaactttttcatgacagaagagcactcggaggtttgctattgcctgccgggTAGCAACCGTCattagaaatgttttttctattatttcatgCGTTATGTGAAGTGCGAAGCCTGAACTGAAGGGCAGTCACATACATCGCTGCCCTGGCGCAGTGCATGATTGTAAGTCCACAGGGACTTTCATAATATAATGAAATACTTAACTTTCGAAATGTGAAGTCTGCTATTCTAACTtaataagtgttttttttaactgaattGAGACCGTGATACCCTTTTACTTGGGGGATAAAATGCCcaacttttctttttatatttcgttTTAACTTGACTTACATGTGAAGAGTCCACACACATACAATATCAATAAATAGACCAAGAAGTGTAATTGTacgaataaataaaatgtgaaagtattgaaaatgtatgtatgtatgtatgcatgtatgtgacaTCAGCTATGTGCCAATGAGCATAAGTATGAGTATGAAATGAGTTTGAGTGTAAATGATAATTAGTTATTTCTTACTTTGGACCCGCTCGACTTTCGTCGGCGAAACTGTGGCCACCATGCGTTTCTGCAAGGGCGGCGGTGCCGCTTTGAAAGGCGGTGGTGGACGTGGCGGCGGCGTAGGATTCTTCAGTGTGCCACGGTCGAGCAGTTGTGATCGTCCACGTGTCGGCGTCGtagtgctgctgctgttgctgctgtttccGCTGACGATCCCACTCGCGCCGCTGGTGGCCATCGCCGTGCTGCGGATGTTCGCTGGAGTTCTGCCGTATGAAGGCATTTGAAATGTCACAGAGGCATGTGATCGGGGACTGTTGGCTGGTAGCTGCATAGGCGGCTGCATAGCTGGAGGCGATTGTGGTGGCGGTGCTTTCGCTGCGACTATGACTGTTGGTGTGACTGTAGTGGTAATATTAGAAGCAGAGTGTTCGGAGTTTGTATTTAGCTCGGTAGCACTAGCTTTTGTGGCCGCGTTTGCGCTAAGCGACATACAAGCGTGATTGttggtgctgttgttgttgttattattgctatTGCTAGAACCGTGGACGGCATTGTCGCTTTGCGACGTGCGTACTGGCGACTTTTTGTACGTGACTACAAGTGGTGAGTGCGTTTGatatttttcaggtttttgttgttttggtgatgtgtgtgtgtatgtatgtatgtattttcaagccattacaaaaatgaaaaaaataaaaaatgcgaaaacgaaaaagtttgttttaagtaaaatgaaaatagaGGCAAAAAATAAGTGACATTTAATTAATTACCACTGCCACTGCAACGTATACCCTTTAGGCGATGCTCTGCGGCGAATGGCGACTTTTCCGTAGTTTCTACGCCGTCAGCGCGACGCTGCCATAACACGCCGGCGCCCGCTTGCCACATGCCGCCAAGCAGTCCGACATGACTGCGTTGGCTGTCACGCGTGGTATCAACGCCCGCACCGCGTCGTTTGAAAATATCTGCAAAGAACTTTTCCACACGTCCCAAACGTCGATCAGCAGCAGCGCGTTTGTCTGTATTGCCGCTTACGCCCCTAACATCACACTTTGGCTCGGCGCTGACAACTGCCACCTGTTCCGAGCCATCCGTTTGAGCTGATGTTGTTGCTTCAGTTGTCAGTGGCATTGTAGCTGACACTCCTGTCGACTGCGCGCTCGTCCCTGACAGGCGCTCAAGTTGCTCGTCTCCGATAACTGTCAACACTGTCAATTGCTGTTCCCCTCTGTTGAAATTttcgactgtcaaattttgattatttggaTTAACATTGATGGGCGGGTGTGGTGTCAATTGCGATGATTTAACAAATTTATGTGGCAGTGTTTGGCATGCGGTGCCTTGTGTATAGGCGACAGGGCTAGCGTGCTCGCTGCCCACTCCTTCGGCGCGCTTGCGCCTACAGTCAAAACGGTCGAGCGTTGACGTTTGCTTGGGAATATCGAAACCAGCGCCGCTGCCGCTATCGCCAACGGCATTTACAACTGCACCCATGCTACTGGAGGCGACGGAATTGGCGGTCTGCGTAGATGCATTGAGCAGTGTTGTTTGCGCGGTGCAAGCTGAGAAGCCAGATGCATTTAGTGTGGCGCTTGATGCAGTGCTGCTGTCAGCCACAGCCATCGATGTCAAATTCGACAGCTGAGCCGTCAATGTGTGCGGTCGAAGTGTCATACGATTGGTTGCCAGATTCTCTTTTGTATCGCTGCTGACATGCACCATGACGCCAGGGCGCAACGGCCAGCGCGGCGGTGATTTGGGTGCTTGTGCGGCATGTCTTATGCGCAAGCTGGGTGTGCGAGTGGGTGTCGTAATGATTGGAGGGTTTTCTGTGGAAGTGGTTGTGGGTGTGGGTGTGGGCTTGAATGAGATCTTGGATGGCGGTTTGGGAGGTGGTGATCTGGGTGGCAGTTTTGGACCGGAAAGTTGTGGCAATTCTTGCGCGGCTAAATTGGGCAAAAGACACCCTGTAGTCGGCGGTTGGGGAGTGATCGTTGCGAGCGCCGGTGCAACAACACCTACTTTTGTTGCATTGGACTGATAGGAAAGTACACTGTTTTGTTTATATGGAAATGCAAGTATTCGATGATGAGTTGATGTGTTGATGCAGTTGTGTGGAGCGATGAGtttgattattttaattttaatttatgaaaagcataaaatttaaaagaaaaatttagcagcAACAACATTTATTTAAGACAAGCAAAAATTTATTGACGTTGGAAGACATGATACAGTTTTTTAAGGAGTAAATAACGGTGCACGCATCAAAATATgcaacgaaaaagaaaaaaataaacaaataaaattaataacatcaagaaattatgaaatattaataaaacggATAAAGTGTTTTCAACGTGATAATATTGATTATTAACgctgtgaaattttaaaaacaaacaatgaaaattgaaaGGCGTATTAGGCAAACTGTAAAACGCTAGTAACAAAAGGTATTTATTTTAAGCCTTCCTCGTAGCTGGACCTTGACGGTGGTGGTTGGGCTTGCGTGCATCTGCGAAAGGCTGGACTGTGCCAACGGAGAGCTTAGCTGCTCCATAAGGGTTACATATGCTAGAGAGGCCAGCCTGGAGATGTCAGACAAAGACAAGTACAAGTCCGTCCATGTTTTAAACCAGAACCTTTGCCTTACTTGCTGAGCAACTTCCAGGTAGATCATCAACGTTCGTAAATCCAGAAGTGTCTGTCTCATAGTGAGCGGCTTCCTGGTCGGCGGCTCCCAAGCTCGAGCAATGGTCATATTACTGAAGCACTGTTTGCTCAGATGGCTGATCAAAGACCAAATCAAGTGATACTCCATCACAGAGATCTGCGGTGGACAATACCCGGGAAGAAAAGATGAAATCGGATTACAAAAGCTCAATCAAGTTTCTTGAGAAGCTGAGCAAGCGTGACCCAAATTCTCTTTCCACACGGGATAAAGCGCTGAGGAAGAAGCACGCATACAACGTCCGAAAATACGAGTGGCAGACTGCTTTGAGTACGACAGTTTCCGAACAAAGCAGTCCAAAAAAGACGAGCCAGACTGTATCTCCCCTCCGAAAGCCCCAGGTGGACAAAGATGATAGTGGCCGccatatttatactgacggTTCAAAGATGGACAATGACACTGGATCGGGAGTGTACTCGAAACAATCTTCCAATCTGAGATCTACGCATAGGCAAAGCAGCGAAAACGGTAAGACTAATGGACCTATCCCCGGCAAATCTTGCCATTTTTGTTCATAGTAAAGCAGCAATTAAGGCACTGCGCGCTTCAATTCAGGACGTGTTAAAGAATGTAGAAGGTCGCTCTCGCTTATGCGACAaaacaacaccacactttgttgggtcctcagccactctggagtggagaaaaataaaagagcggatgggtgtgcaaggaaaggctctgaactgggccttcagcgagtggtagaggaagttagcattcctctaaacgaactgtagACTGCGATCGACTTTAGCGTAGTCGCGGAAACTAATAGTAGGTGGTCTCTGACACCTAACTGTAGGGTCCCCAAAGCGCCCTGGCCAAAATTCagtcttaaaaggacaaaatgtcagTTTGGACTCAAccgatcaactaccagcgttctCACATGTGTTATAACTGGTCACTGCACAAATgccaccctagccagtagaacaatgacttctgcaggagttgtggagatgattaagaaattgagtcggtacaacacctcctctgtgaatacgCTGCACTTCAAAGGAGCTGGCAAATATTTGATTGAAGACCTGggaacatttttaaaatgtctcactggagggactagttaaCTTCTTAAAAATagctaagtggtttaagcaacttagttaggcgCTGGAAATCAAATACAGGTATCAAATGGGCCTTAAGGCTAGCCAGTCTCTTGTCtcagacaagcaacctggctaacttaACCAACCCTCTGAAATCtcctgaataaaaagttttaatatttgtttttttttttttaatgatgtccAATGAAGTTGAGAAGACATGCTTTATGCTGAAGAATGCTGCCAAAGTGGCAGTTCTGTACAACTGCGCCGTGCCGGTAATGGGGAAATAAATGTCGAGGAAACGTCGGTTTTTCGCCTCTAGCCTCGAAGTGTTGCCTCGGGAAATGTTGTTATATACCTAAGAAAACAATGTggtaggaaaggctgcagaaatagcactagcaagggcatcgagcaactccaacataaatatatacgttgacagtcaagcggcactAAAGACAGTAAacttatatgaaattttatctaaatttCATCGTTCTTAGGACCAGGGAAGCCAGAGAGAGAGACCAGCCGCAGATAGacggttacacatctattgggtacccggacataagggcattgcagaaaacgaaattgtagattgcGCTGTTTTCGTACAATTCGCACAAGACAACGACATATTGAAACCTTTAGATACGGTAAacaatgacatcgctgcggacatgaaaacacggatagacaggaggtggaataatctagccacttgcaaaaccgcgaaTATCATGTGTATACAGAATGTAGAcaaatacgccagattcgtactagtCCTGTCTAGAgaggaaagcagaactatcgtaggtatactgacaggtCACAATTTGTAAGCGGCACACGCATACGACatgggaattgcaaacaatgatagctgcagattttgcaatgaactagaagagagggaaacgttTGAACACCTTCTCTGATCTTGCTTTAAcctaagaaaacaaataaattttgttttttaaactacTTTAGgcacattttgatatttttgcagAGGTACATTTATGTGCTGGTTAAAAGCTTTAGTTTAGTAGCACAGATTGCGAATGTAACAGTAACAGTAGCCGTAGTAGCAGTAACTTCTCTATTCGGCAACAACGAATAGAGCGA is from Anastrepha ludens isolate Willacy chromosome 4, idAnaLude1.1, whole genome shotgun sequence and encodes:
- the LOC128861076 gene encoding uncharacterized protein LOC128861076, with product MSLSANAATKASATELNTNSEHSASNITTTVTPTVIVAAKAPPPQSPPAMQPPMQLPANSPRSHASVTFQMPSYGRTPANIRSTAMATSGASGIVSGNSSNSSSTTTPTRGRSQLLDRGTLKNPTPPPRPPPPFKAAPPPLQKRMVATVSPTKVERVQIILNASSCEVLI